A portion of the Juglans microcarpa x Juglans regia isolate MS1-56 chromosome 1D, Jm3101_v1.0, whole genome shotgun sequence genome contains these proteins:
- the LOC121254901 gene encoding protein CURVATURE THYLAKOID 1A, chloroplastic-like, which produces MAAAAAYATAYPNTAVLVSRLPSTKPTARCSSLPLLPPRLSSTSFPASAKHFSESRRSPLLQIRASSEDSSGLDTSELFSDLKEKWDALENKSTVLLYGGGAIVAVWLSSIVVSAVNSVPLLPKIMELVGLGYTGWFVYRYLLFKSSRKELATDIEALKKKIAGTE; this is translated from the exons ATGGCAGCAGCGGCGGCATATGCGACGGCTTACCCCAACACCGCCGTCTTAGTCTCTCGCCTCCCCAGCACCAAACCCACAGCCCGCTGCTCTTCTTTGCCTCTCCTCCCACCTCGCTTGTCCTCCACATCTTTCCCTGCTTCTGCTAAGCACTtttcag AGTCCCGTAGGTCTCCTCTGCTTCAGATCAGAGCCTCTTCAGAAGACTCATCAGGCCTTGACACCAGTGAGCTATTTTCAGACTTGAAGGAGAAG TGGGATGCACTTGAAAACAAGTCAACAGTACTTCTCTATGGAGGTGGGGCAATAGTTGCTGTTTGGCTTTCTTCTATTGTAGTTAGTGCTGTCAACTCAGTCCCTTTG cTTCCAAAGATTATGGAGTTGGTAGGGCTAGGATATACCGGATGGTTTGTCTACCGTTACCTTCTCTTCAAG TCAAGCAGAAAAGAACTAGCTACAGATATTGAagcattgaagaagaagattgcTGGAACTGAATGA
- the LOC121261390 gene encoding uncharacterized protein LOC121261390, with the protein MGNPGEAGASGVIRNSNGKFICGFSNSLGAQSNNAAEVLSILHGLRIVYLMGFRKAEMEMDSKLVVNWLKKKRESNAVADVFAKMDAKGLNKLWVGNDGVPASVKGFLRLDIGSVPYTRTCS; encoded by the exons ATGGGGAATCCGGGTGAGGCTGGTGCTAGTGGGGTGATACGGAACTCTAATGGTAAGTTTATTTGTGGTTTTTCGAATTCTCTAGGAGCACAATCGAATAATGCTGCAGAGGTGTTAAGTATTTTGCATGGACTTCGAATTGTTTATCTTATGGGATTTAGGAAGGCGGAAATGGAAATGGATTCAAAGTTGGTGGTGAACTGGTTGAAGAAGAAACG AGAGTCTAATGCTGTGGCAGATGTGTTCGCAAAAATGGATGCAAAAGGTTTAAATAAGTTATGGGTTGGGAATGATGGGGTTCCAGCATCAGTTAAGGGTTTTCTTAGACTGGATATAGGTAGTGTTCCTTATACTCGTACCTGTTCATAA
- the LOC121253476 gene encoding uncharacterized protein LOC121253476, with protein sequence MAIRFCNSGTDQHKRQENAFRVKLMGFCKSWYYTIWVIFSLSLSSFARGSNDYDLDSLNAFIHDYANKSLGNPRTGILYNISLPANFSGMEVSAIRLRSGQFWATGRKKISLFQFPPKIRPTPYAKRIAILCQNLGNWSSYYYNVPGYRLVAPVVGFVAYDSSNSSTLGNLKVNFSVMGKPISVHFSHDIVLGGKDLTPKCVKFGKDGSFTLQDMNESYVCVSRSAGHFSVVVPKKHDQRILKFWVLGFGLGFVVLVLGGLVLAAIFRLLRRRKIMKMEQQTERGVAFDTFWIGGSKLPSASMIRTQPALENECVP encoded by the coding sequence ATGGCTATCCGGTTCTGCAATTCAGGAACTGATCAACATAAAAGACAGGAAAATGCTTTCCGGGTAAAGTTGATGGGCTTCTGCAAAAGCTGGTATTACACCATCTGGGTGATTTTTTCTTTGTCATTGTCATCGTTTGCTCGAGGCTCAAACGATTATGACCTTGATTCTTTAAATGCTTTTATTCATGATTATGCAAATAAATCTCTAGGAAATCCTCGTACAGGGATTCTATACAATATTTCCCTCCCTGCAAACTTCTCTGGCATGGAAGTCTCAGCTATCAGACTCCGAAGTGGGCAGTTTTGGGCAACAGGCCGAAAGAAGATTAGCCTCTTCCAATTCCCACCAAAGATTCGACCAACGCCTTATGCCAAAAGGATAGCCATTCTGTGTCAAAACTTAGGCAACTGGTCATCTTATTACTATAACGTGCCTGGCTATAGATTGGTTGCTCCTGTGGTCGGATTCGTGGCATATGATTCTTCTAATTCAAGCACCTTAGGCAATCTTAAGGTCAACTTCAGCGTCATGGGGAAGCCTATTTCAGTTCATTTTTCTCATGATATTGTGCTTGGAGGAAAGGACTTGACACCAAAATGTGTCAAATTTGGTAAGGATGGATCGTTTACACTGCAGGACATGAATGAGTCGTACGTTTGTGTTTCACGAAGTGCAGGTCATTTTTCTGTTGTTGTACCAAAGAAACATGATCAGAGGATTCTGAAATTTTGGGTGCTTGGATTCGGGCTAGGATTCGTTGTGCTGGTTCTAGGGGGTTTGGTTTTGGCAGCCATCTTCAGACTGCTAAGGAGGAGGAAGATCATGAAAATGGAGCAGCAGACTGAAAGAGGGGTAGCTTTCGACACATTTTGGATTGGAGGGAGTAAATTGCCTTCTGCATCAATGATTAGAACTCAGCCAGCCCTTGAGAATGAATGCGTTCCTTGA